In the genome of Pseudorca crassidens isolate mPseCra1 chromosome 12, mPseCra1.hap1, whole genome shotgun sequence, one region contains:
- the ZNF664 gene encoding zinc finger protein 664: MIYKCPMCREFFSERADLFMHQKIHTAEKPHKCDKCDKGFFHLSELHIHWRDHTGEKAYKCDDCGKDFSTTTKLNRHKKIHTVEKPYKCYECGKAFNWSSHLQIHMRVHTGEKPYVCSECGRGFSNSSNLCMHQRVHTGEKPFKCEECGKAFRHTSSLCMHQRVHTGEKPYKCYECGKAFSQSSSLCIHQRVHTGEKPYRCCGCGKAFSQSSSLCIHQRVHTGEKPFKCDECGKAFSQSTSLCIHQRVHTKERNHLKISVI; encoded by the coding sequence ATGATCTACAAGTGCCCCATGTGTAGGGAATTCTTCTCTGAGAGAGCAGATCTTTTTATGCATCAGAAAATTCACACTGCTGAGAAGCCCCATAAGTGTGACAAGTGCGACAAGGGTTTCTTTCATCTGTCAGAGCTCCATATCCATTGGAGAGACCACACAGGAGAGAAGGCGTATAAATGTGATGATTGCGGGAAGGACTTTAGCACCACGACAAAGCTCAATAGACACAAGAAGATCCACACGGTGGAGAAGCCCTATAAGTGCTACGAGTGCGGCAAAGCCTTCAACTGGAGCTCACACCTTCAGATTCACATGAGAGTTCACACAGGTGAGAAACCCTATGTCTGTAGTGAGTGCGGAAGGGGCTTTAGCAATAGTTCAAACCTCTGCATGCATCAGAGAGTCCACACCGGAGAGAAGCCCTTTAAATGTGAAGAGTGCGGGAAGGCCTTCAGGCACACTTCTAGCCTCTGCATGCATCAGAGAGTCCACACAGGAGAGAAGCCCTATAAATGCTATgagtgtgggaaggccttcagcCAGAGCTCGAGCCTCTGCATCCATCAGAGAGTGCACACCGGGGAGAAGCCCTATAGATGCTGTGGgtgtgggaaggccttcagcCAGAGCTCGAGCCTCTGCATCCATCAGAGAGTGCACACAGGGGAGAAACCTTTCAAATGTGATgagtgtgggaaggccttcagtCAGAGCACCAGCCTCTGCATCCACCAGAGAGTGCACACAAAGGAGAGAAACCATCTCAAAATATCAGTTATATAA